A region from the Lolium perenne isolate Kyuss_39 chromosome 4, Kyuss_2.0, whole genome shotgun sequence genome encodes:
- the LOC127347040 gene encoding uncharacterized protein, producing the protein MLQYLYWKKCQPLEGDCAFNPKLSMRPLMRNWNEAAATRRDNFDYENGRGRGNVKIDENITEEYRLMEPVVPDPVAAPQNNAKPAMQKMLATIPALCAQRTLEMFNKEGVTYKPAATPVSGNMEDQEDVNSFRNGPRDKKEFMYKEESDSAGGGNSEAAKNGTAKNTNDVLGTPAKASGLKGTPPEKPFGDVGSTPDNPFIIENADPVTSDSEIDLDAVTISKFISKSKEHELAGKRKRTIPKKIQSPYALDRRTKRQVRGSSTKALNFDDKPGADTNAKPDASCELTPELVDAAIVFLELASRSDQHKKKNVYRSARGDEVNAERLRVVIDERWLSDDVIDAYIGHLELRVGDDRFLCPAWRSKFLVDRANAGDKPKESSKNMDSAMVRSGSVGRVVTEYTVRDKVYFPLNIGNTHWTTVVMHTPKQEFQVLDSLYPLEFTLETVEALRRQIADDMHVANEVTSGNHPDVSKWPILEYDMPQQHDGNSCGLFVMECMEHWDGDRMTAEISQIKINARRR; encoded by the exons ATGTTGCAG TACTTGTACTGGAAAAAATGTCAGCCGCTAGAGGGCGACTGTGCATTTAATCCTAAACTGTCCATGCGCCCTCTAATGAGGAACTGGAATGAAGCAGCTGCCACGCGGAGAGACAATTTTGACTATGAGAATGGTCGAGGTCGTGGTAACGTGAAG ATTGATGAAAATATCACAGAAGAGTATCGGTTGATGGAGCCAGTTGTGCCAGATCCTGTAGCTGCTCCTCAGAATAACGCCAAGCCCGCGA TGCAGAAGATGTTGGCTACCATCCCTGCCTTATGTGCTCAG AGAACATTGGAGATGTTTAATAAGGAAGGCGTGACTTACAAACCGGCAGCCACACCGGTTTCCGGTAACATGGAGGACCAGGAAGATGTCAACTCTTTCCGGAACGGGCCTCGTGATAAAAAAGAGTTCATGTACAAGGAAGAGAGTGATTCAGCAGGAGGTGGAAATTCT GAGGCTGCTAAGAATGGTACTGCAAAGAATACAAATGATGTTTTGGGCACACCTGCCAAGGCTAGTGGACTGAAAGGTACTCCACCAGAAAAGCCATTTGGCGATGTTGGTAGCACACCGGATAATCCGTTCATCATTGAAAATGCTGATCCGGTGACATCAGATTCAGAAATTGATCTTGACGCAGTAACTATTAGCAAGTTCATATCTAAATCAAAGGAACATGAGTTGGCTGGGAAGAGGAAGCGAACAATTCCCAAAAAAATTCAATCTCCCTATGCTCTAGACAGACGCACCAAGCGTCAAGTCCGTGGTTCATCCACAAAAG CTCTGAATTTCGATGACAAACCTGGAGCAGATACAAATGCAAAACCGGATGCATCATGTGAGTTGACGCCTGAACTAGTAGATGCAGCTATAGTCTTCCTCGAGCTTGCATCTCGCTCAGACCAACACAAAAAAAAGAATGTCTACCGGAGTGCCAGGGGTGATGAAGTTAACGCTGAACGTCTACGCGTTGTTATCGACGAAAGATGGCTTTCAGATGAT GTCATAGATGCTTACATAGGGCATTTGGAACTCCGTGTTGGGGATGATCGATTCTTGTGTCCAGCATGGAGATCCAAATTTCTAGTAGACCGGGCAAATGCGGGAGACAAACCCAAAGAATCCAGCAAGAACATGGATAGCGCGATGGTAAGATCTGGCTCGGTCGGTAGAGTGGTGACGGAATACACCGTCCGTGACAAG gtttatTTTCCACTCAACATTGGCAATACACACTGGACGACCGTTGTCATGCACACACCGAAGCAAGAATTCCAAGTTCTCGACTCGCTTTATCCTCTAGAGTTTACGTTGGAGACTGTTGAGGCACTT CGGCGCCAAATTGCAGACGACATGCACGTGGCCAACGAAGTCACGAGTGGAAATCATCCCGACGTTTCAAAGTGGCCGATATTAGAGTACGACATGCCGCAGCAACATGACGG GAACTCTTGTGGATTGTTTGTGATGGAATGCATGGAGCATTGGGATGGGGATCGGATGACTGCAGAGATATCACAG ATCAAAATTAATGCAAGGCGAAGATGA
- the LOC127322161 gene encoding BEL1-like homeodomain protein 11, with translation MVANRLQESSSPPKQATDSTNGPLLRFQEQCGHGCHLPAMADGENALGPLALTLGAPAATDDACRRCCTGDDADAPAPVPAMLPEVLRRSRYLRPAQELLRDTVSMGRDVAVNDESEDAGDDAYQEMLATSRRLHGKNDDGVQAKLLGLLSELESRQEHYFQELTRVAASFEPAMGPAATEGYTSLMSQAMSRHFRNLRRSILRKLAAVSMPPAPPTLWVDADSEEEEDEDDCDYDPARRVCQEDVVSRLVRRTKQAAATRAAEQVCRPLRGLPEESVAVLRAWLFDHFLDPYPSDNEKLRLAVSTGLSRRQISNWFINARVRLWKPMIEEMYNDEFSQDSRDYGGAPSS, from the exons ATGGTGGCCAATCGCCTCCAAGAAAGCAGCTCCCCGCCGAAGCAAGCCACCGACAGCACCAACGGCCCGCTGCTGCGTTTCCAGGAGCAGTGCGGCCACGGCTGCCACCTTCCGGCGATGGCGGACGGGGAGAACGCCCTTGGCCCGCTCGCGCTGACACTCGGCGCCCCAGCGGCAACTGATGACGCCTGCCGGCGCTGCTGCACGGGCGACGACGCCGACGCCCCAGCTCCGGTGCCGGCGATGTTGCCGGAGGTACTGCGCCGCTCGCGCTACCTGAGGCCGGCGCAGGAGCTGCTGCGTGACACGGTGTCCATGGGAAGAGACGTGGCCGTCAACGACGAGAGCGAGGATGCTGGCGATGACGCTTACCAGGAAATGCTTGCGACGAGCCGCCGGCTCCACGGCAAGAACGACGACGGCGTGCAAGCCAAGCTCCTCGGCCTTCTCAGCGAG CTGGAGAGCCGGcaggagcactacttccaggagctcaCCCGCGTGGCGGCGTCGTTCGAGCCGGCGATGGGCCCCGCCGCGACGGAAGGGTACACGTCCCTCATGTCGCAGGCCATGTCGCGCCACTTCCGCAACCTGCGCCGCTCCATACTCCGCAAGCTCGCCGCGGTTAGtatgccgccggcgccgccgacgCTGTGGGTGGACGCGgacagcgaggaggaggaggacgaggacgactgcGACTACGACCCCGCGCGGCGTGTCTGCCAGGAGGACGTGGTGAGCAGGCTGGTCCGGCGCACCAAGCAGGCCGCGGCGACGCGGGCGGCGGAGCAGGTCTGCAGGCCGCTCAGGGGCCTGCCGGAGGAGTCCGTGGCCGTGCTCCGGGCCTGGCTCTTCGACCACTTCCTAGATCC GTACCCCAGCGACAACGAGAAGCTCAGGCTGGCCGTGAGCACAGGCTTAAGCAGAAGACAG ATATCCAACTGGTTCATCAACGCACGGGTCCGGCTGTGGAAGCCCATGATCGAGGAGATGTACAACGACGAGTTCTCCCAGGATTCCAGGGACTACGGTGGCGCGCCGTCTTCTTAG
- the LOC127322160 gene encoding uncharacterized protein has product MDNSDFSVRLSAERYLRSALPYGGLPSKDSPQMAFFDAASEGDLPRLRELASGRDAEGKAWLADVCLAGGGPFQTAARLGKLDAVKCMVEELGFDVDAGSQDGITALVAATMDERMEVMRYLLDHGADPNKQYSAGFAALHCAATKGRAEAAKLLLSSGASVDIASCDGTPLHFAAARGKIGVMKVLLEHHADPNKVSEIGGTPLSETLCGTDKGLPESISLKCVKLLVEAGADVNPTKTATPLVIAATYGLTDCVKYLLKAGADPNIPRSCCGTKPIQLAAISGSRKLVELLFPLTSPIRSLPNWTVEDIMAHTDSKPLKPTVKPVKNTKLQLKKYGEEAVKRKDYRGASMFYTEAIELDPSDATLYSNRSLCHLEMSKAEKALHDANTCIRLRPEWIKGYYRKGAALMLLKDYKKACDAFMAGLQLDPGSAEMEKAFRGAVEAMKADHFARKGFKPSG; this is encoded by the exons ATGGACAACTCGGACTTCAGCGTCCGGCTCAGCGCCGAAAGATATCTTCGGTCCGCGCTTCCGTACGGCGGGCTTCCAAGCAAGGACTCGCCGCAGATGGCCTTTTTCGACGCGGCCTCCGAGGGCGACCTTCCCCGCCTCAGAG AGTTGGCCAGCGGCAGGGACGCGGAGGGGAAGGCGTGGCTTGCCGATGTGTGTCTCGCAGGTGGGGGCCCGTTTCAGACGGCGGCGCGCCTGGGGAAGCTGGATGCTGTCAAATGCATGGTGGAGGAGCTAGGCTTCGACGTCGATGCTGGCAGCCAAGACG GTATAACTGCTTTGGTTGCTGCTACAATGGATGAAAGGATGGAAGTTATGAGGTATCTTCTCGACCATGGGGCTGATCCGAATAAGCAATACAGTGCAGGCTTCGCTGCTCTTCACTGTGCTGCAACAAAAG GACGCGCTGAAGCAGCGAAACTTTTGCTATCATCTGGAGCTAGTGTTGATATAGCTTCTTGTGATGGGACACCACTACATTTTGCTGCTGCTCGTGGGAAGATTGGTGTCATGAAAGTTCTACTGGAACACCATGCAGAT CCAAACAAGGTTTCAGAAATTGGAGGTACTCCTCTCTCTGAAACACTTTGTGGCACTGACAAAGGACTACCTGAATCCATTTCATTGAAGTGTGTGAAGCTGCTTGTGGAG GCAGGCGCAGATGTAAATCCTACTAAGACCGCAACTCCTTTGGTGATAGCAGCCACTTATGGCTTAACTGACTGTGTCAAGTACCTGCTGAAGGCTGGTGCTGACCCAAATATCCCACGGAGTTGT TGTGGTACCAAGCCAATACAACTCGCTGCAATCAGTGGAAGCCGGAAGCTTGTGGAGTTACTGTTTCCTTTAACTTCTCCCATTCGATCTTTACCAAACTGGACTGTTGAAGATATCATGGCCCACACCGACTCAAAGCCCTTGAAGCCCACG GTTAAACCTGTTAAAAATACAAAACTTCAGTTGAAAAAGTATGGTGAGGAAGCTGTCAAGAGAAAAGACTATCGTGGCGCGTCAATGTTCTACACCGAG GCAATTGAGCTAGATCCTAGTGACGCGACGCTGTATTCAAATAGGAGTCTTTGCCATCTGGAAATGAGTAAAGCAGAGAAGGCTCTGCATGATGCTAACACTTGCATAAGATTGCGCCCTGAATGGATAAAAGGATACTACAGGAAAGGAGCTGCTCTCATGTTGCTCAAG GACTACAAAAAAGCTTGTGATGCATTCATGGCTGGACTGCAGCTGGATCCTGGAAGTGCCGAGATGGAGAAAGCGTTCCG GGGGGCAGTTGAGGCTATGAAGGCAGATCACTTCGCTAGAAAAGGCTTCAAGCCATCCGGTTAG